A region of the Pseudomonas silesiensis genome:
TTGGTCAGCAGAAAACTGCCTTTCTGAAAGGACGGCGGGTCAATGATCACCAGGTCGTACGGGCCCTTGCCGATGACTTTGCCCCAGGACTTGAACAGGTCGTGGCCCAGAAACGTCACCCTGCCCAGGTCATGTCCGTTCAGTCGGTGATTGTCACGGCCTCGGCTCAGCGCCGGGCTGGACATGTCCAGGTTGACCACATGGGTCGCGCCGCCTTCGATGGCGGCCACCGAAAAGCCGCAGGTGTAGGCAAACAGATTCAACACGCGTTTGCCCTGGGCATTGGCCCGCACCCAGTCGCGGCCGTAGCGCATGTCGAGGAACAGGCCGGTATTCTGTTTGCGCCCAAGGTCGACCCGATAACGCAGGCCGCCCTCGGTGATGGTCATGTCCTCGATCGCCTCCCCGAGCAGCCACTCGGTGGTGCTTTGCAGCAGATAACGATGTTGCAACGCCAAGGTATGAGCACCGGATGTTGCCCACTCAGATGATTGAGTGAGTTGCAGCAGCCGCTGTTTCAACGCCTCCAGTTGCGCCGCTTCGGGTTCCTTGAACAGCGACACCAGCACCACGCCCTGCAACCAGTCCACCGTCAATTGCTCCAGCCCCGGCCAGCAGCGACCGCGGCCGTGGAACAGCCGGCGGGTTTCTGCCGGGGCGGCGGCCAGGGCTTTGAGCAAATGATCGTGGAGGATGGAGAGCGCGTCAGAGTTCATCGGGCAGGGTCGGCAACAGGTTGGGGCGGCATTTTAAACACAAATGCTCCCCAACGAACCAACGGCGCACGGGTTTACCCGTCCACCGAATAGCTGACCGCCAATCGACGATCAAGTCTGATGATGGCGATGCCGGGGGCAAACAGGCGACGCCTGCCTTGGCAATTATCACGATTAATTTAACTTTTCGTGAGGATTTGGCGA
Encoded here:
- a CDS encoding class I SAM-dependent methyltransferase, with translation MNSDALSILHDHLLKALAAAPAETRRLFHGRGRCWPGLEQLTVDWLQGVVLVSLFKEPEAAQLEALKQRLLQLTQSSEWATSGAHTLALQHRYLLQSTTEWLLGEAIEDMTITEGGLRYRVDLGRKQNTGLFLDMRYGRDWVRANAQGKRVLNLFAYTCGFSVAAIEGGATHVVNLDMSSPALSRGRDNHRLNGHDLGRVTFLGHDLFKSWGKVIGKGPYDLVIIDPPSFQKGSFLLTKDYQRVLRRLPELLSPQGMVLACMNDPAFGADFLIEGVMREAPSLRFEQRLENPPEFPDADVECGLKALVFRQ